In Clostridium sp., one DNA window encodes the following:
- a CDS encoding class I SAM-dependent methyltransferase produces the protein MSELARRLNQCKKPSGMEGKTVADEMNKSHFELTGWGLDKVDIKENFIMLDVGCGGGKTINRLAGMVESGKVIGMDYSKDCVQWSKEFNSDFIDEGKVEVYNSSAEELPFEDDKFDLVTAVETIYFWPNLSGCLKEIRRVLKPSGKLIIINEMYMDNDSRKEYEEYLGKMNIYAPEQLRKIIAESGYKNIKMEIKEDRHWICYIAEN, from the coding sequence ATGAGTGAATTGGCGAGAAGGCTCAATCAGTGCAAAAAGCCTTCTGGAATGGAAGGGAAAACTGTTGCAGATGAAATGAACAAAAGTCATTTTGAGCTGACCGGCTGGGGACTTGACAAAGTTGACATAAAGGAAAATTTTATAATGCTGGATGTTGGATGCGGCGGTGGGAAAACCATAAACAGGCTGGCTGGTATGGTGGAATCAGGAAAGGTAATCGGGATGGACTATTCCAAAGATTGTGTGCAGTGGTCCAAGGAATTCAACAGCGATTTTATAGATGAAGGCAAGGTAGAAGTATACAATTCCAGTGCAGAGGAGCTTCCTTTTGAAGATGACAAGTTTGATCTGGTAACGGCAGTTGAAACAATATATTTCTGGCCGAACCTGTCCGGTTGTCTTAAAGAGATAAGAAGGGTGCTGAAACCATCGGGAAAACTTATTATAATAAATGAGATGTATATGGACAATGATTCAAGAAAAGAATATGAGGAATATTTAGGTAAAATGAATATATATGCACCGGAACAGCTTCGTAAAATAATCGCAGAAAGTGGATATAAAAATATCAAAATGGAAATAAAAGAAGATAGACACTGGATATGCTATATTGCAGAAAATTAG